The following proteins are encoded in a genomic region of Coffea eugenioides isolate CCC68of chromosome 6, Ceug_1.0, whole genome shotgun sequence:
- the LOC113775673 gene encoding calmodulin-binding transcription activator 3-like, whose translation MMSYKAENGMPSAGSGNCSLVLKQPHLSGIQAEESLKKVDSFSRWMAKELGEVEELPLQSTNGYSWSVIQTEDVVGDSCTPTQLQLDADTLNFSLSQDQLFSITDFSPNWAYSRLETKVLTRFPRRRSQSLL comes from the exons ATGATGAGTTACAAGGCTGAGAATGGTATGCCTTCTGCAGGGTCTGGAAACTGCTCTTTGGTTCTGAAGCAGCCACATCTGAGTGGAATCCAAGCAGAAGAAAGCTTGAAGAAAGTGGACAGCTTCTCCCGATGGATGGCTAAAGAATTAGGTGAAGTTGAGGAATTGCCTTTGCAATCAACCAATGGATACTCATGGAGTGTGATACAGACTGAGGATGTGGTTGGTGATTCCTGTACTCCCACCCAGCTGCAACTGGATGCAGACACATTAAATTTCTCACTCTCCCAAGATCAACTATTTAGCATCACTGATTTTTCACCAAATTGGGCTTACTCAAGGTTGGAGACCAAG GTTCTAACACGATtcccaagaagaagaagccagTCATTGCTGTGA